Part of the Streptomyces sp. WMMC500 genome is shown below.
CCGCAACCCGTTACCCGAGCACCGGCGGGCCCGCCTCTACCCGGCGCAGTACCGCGGACAGGCGATCCAGGTCGGGGCCGGTCTGGACTTGCCGTTCGTCCCACCACGTCGCGCCGGCGTCGTGCAGCGGGCCGATCACGTCCCTGGCCTTCCCCGCATCCGGCGACGTGGCCCCGCCGAGGACGAACTCGAAGGGCCGCTCGGCCCCAGCACCAGCCCCAGCCCCGCCGCCGCCCCCGGCCTCCGCCGCCGCGCGGTGTTCACGCACGTACGCGAAGAGATCCCGCACCTCGGCCAGATCCGGCACATGACCGTGCCGCGCTGTCTCGAACAGCGGCACCGCCCCATCCCACCGCGCCGCCCGCCGCATCGGCGGGCGCCGCGGCCAGAACCCGCCGATCCACACCGGCGGCCGGGGCTGCTGCACGGTTGGCGGTAGCAGGGTGACGTCGTGGGCCTCGTAGTGTGGACCGCGGTGGGTCACCGGTTCGCCGGACCAGAAGCGCTGGAGCAGGTCCAGGCCCTCGTCCAGCCGCTCGCCGAGCACACGCGCCTCGGCGGTGTCGCCGAAGCTGCGGTACTCGTCCTCGACGGGTCCGCCCAGGCCCGCCCCGAAGATCACGCGGCCACCGCTGAGGTGGTCCAGGGTGGCGACTTGGCGGGCGAGTTGCTGCGGGCGGTAGCGGGGTACGGGCGTCAGCAGAGGGCCCAGCCGGATCCGGGAGGTCGCCAGGGCGGCGGCGGTGAGCAGCATCCAGGGGTCGCCGAAGGGGCGGCCCCGGTGGCGGCGGTGCAGGACGTGGTCCCAGACGAAGAGCCCG
Proteins encoded:
- a CDS encoding LLM class flavin-dependent oxidoreductase, with product MRFSVNIPNFGDFADPRNVATVAAAAEQARWDGLFVWDHVLHRRHRGRPFGDPWMLLTAAALATSRIRLGPLLTPVPRYRPQQLARQVATLDHLSGGRVIFGAGLGGPVEDEYRSFGDTAEARVLGERLDEGLDLLQRFWSGEPVTHRGPHYEAHDVTLLPPTVQQPRPPVWIGGFWPRRPPMRRAARWDGAVPLFETARHGHVPDLAEVRDLFAYVREHRAAAEAGGGGGAGAGAGAERPFEFVLGGATSPDAGKARDVIGPLHDAGATWWDERQVQTGPDLDRLSAVLRRVEAGPPVLG